The region CTAAATATGTGGAAGATTTCTTTGAAGCCCTGGGAAGCTCTGCTGACAAAGCAGATGCCAGCCGTTTCCTGACTCAGTAAGGAAACAGGGGCAGGAGACAAACGTCCTGCTGTATGGAAAAACATGCTGCGTAATGCGTAAGAGGCCATTACGCAGCATGTTTTCCTTTATGGGGGCCGGGGCTCCTGCCTGGAATGACGAAAGGAGGAATTAATATGGCCAGCCTGCAGAGCGCCCGGCTGGAGCGCAGAAAGTTTTTTTCAGATCCGGTTTTGATCAGCATGATTGCTGTTCTGCTTGTTTTTCTTGCTTTGTTTATTCTTTATCCTCTGCTTATGCTGTTGGTGGACAGCTTTTATGCGGATGGAACCGTGACTCTTGACGTGTTTCAAAGAGTTTTAAACCTGGACCGGTTTAAGAATGCTTTTAAAAACACCCTTGTTCTTGGATTTGTCACCGGCATTGCCTCTACGGCAATCGGACTGCTGTTTGCTTACGTTGAAGTATATGTAAAGCTGAAAACCAGGGTTTTAGAAAAGCTTTTCGGTCTTGTTTCCATGCTTCCCGTGGTCTCCCCGCCTTTTGTATTGTCCTTATCCATGATTATGCTTTTTGGAAGGAGCGGCTTAATCAGCCGGTCCCTGCTTCAGATTTATGATTCCAATGTCTATGGGCTTAAGGGAATAGCCATAGTTCAGACCCTCACCTTTTTCCCGGTATGCTATTTAATGCTGAAGGGGCTTTTAAAAAACATAGATCCTTCTTTGGAAGAGGCCACAAGGGATATGGGGGCCTCCAGATGGAAGGTGTTTTCCAGCGTTACCTTTCCCCTTCTCCTCCCGGGCCTTGGAAATGCGTTTCTGGTGACCTTTATTGAGTCTGTGGCAGATTTTGCTAATCCAATGCTGATCGGCGGATCCTATGACACCCTTGCCACCACCATCTATTTGCAGGTGACGGGTGCTTATGACTCCACAGGTGCGGCAGCCATGTCGGTGGTTCTTTTGTCTCTGACGGTGGTGCTGTTCCTGATCCAGAAATATTATCTGGAAAAGAAGACGGCGGCTACCTTAACCGGAAAGGCCTCCCGTGCGAGAATGCTCATAGAGGATAAGAGCGTAACCGTACCCCTGACCATATTCTGCGGTCTGGTAGCCGCCTTTGTGCTTCTGATGTACATCATGGTCCCCTTTGGTGCACTGTTTACCCTTTGGGGAAGGGATTACAGCCTAAGTCTTAAATGGTTTCAATATATGTTTAAGACCAGCGGTTTAAAGGCATTTAAGGATTCCTTTGTTCTGTCTTTGATTGCAGCCCCCCTTACGGCGTTTCTTTCCATGGTGATTTCTTATCTTGTGGTAAAGAAGCGGTTTAAGGCAAAGGGGTTTATTGAGTTTGTCTCCATGCTGGCCATGGCTGTTCCCGGAACGGTGCTTGGTATCGGATATATCCGGGGATATGCAAACGGGCTGTTCCGCTCCGGTTTCATGAGCGGCCTTTACGGTACCGGTCTCATCCTGATCATCGTATTTATCGTCCGAAGTCTTCCCACCGGCACAAGAAGCGGAATATCCGCCCTGCGTCAGATCGACAAATCCATAGAGGAATCTGCCTATGACATGGGAGCCAATTCTGCCAAGGTATTCCTTTCCGTGACCCTTCCTCTTATTAAGGATTCTTTTTTCAGCGGCCTGGTTACTGCGTTTGTGCGCAGCATCACTGCGATTTCCGCCATCATTCTGCTGGTGACCCCTCAATTTCTTTTGATCACCTGCCAGATCAACGAGCAGGCGGAAAAGGGAAATTACGGCGTGGCCTGTGCCTATGCCACCGTATTGATCCTGATAACCTATGGGGCAGTTCTCTTGATGAATGCCTTGATGAAATTTTTCGGCGTCAGCAGAGCTGTGAAGGAAGCCCGGGACTAAATTGATAACAGGAGGAAGAGAAAATGGAAAAACAAAAAAAAGGTGTTCGTCTGGATGGCATTTCAAAAATATACATCGATCCAAAAACAGGCAAGGAGTTTTATGCGGTTAAGGATACTTCCCTGGATATTGAGCCGGGAACCTTTGTCACACTTTTAGGGCCGTCGGGCTGTGGAAAAACAACCACCCTTCGCATGATTGCAGGTTTCGAAAGTCCTGACGAAGGGGAAATATATCTGGGCGGGGAAGCCATCAACCATCTGACTCCCAATAAAAGGGATACTGCCATGGTATTCCAAAGTTATGCCCTTTTGCCTCATTATAATGTGTTTGACAATGTGGCTTATGGACTTAAGATCAGGAAGATTTCAAAGGAAGAGATCAGGGAACGGGTCATGAACATATTAAAGCTGGTGGAAATGGAAGGGATGGAATCCCGTATGACCAACCAGCTTTCCGGCGGTCAGCAGCAGAGGGTGGCTCTGGCAAGAGCTTTGGTCATTGAGCCAGGAGTTCTGCTATTTGACGAGCCTTTAAGCAATCTGGATGCCAAGCTGCGTGTGACCATGAGAACAGAGATACGCAAGATCCAGCAGAAAGTGGGAATTACGGCCATTTATGTGACCCATGACCAGTCTGAGGCGATGAGCATTTCCGATAAAATTATTATCATGAGCAAGGGCAAGGTAGAGCAGATCGGCAGTCCAAGGGAGATCTATTATCACCCAGCCTCCAGATTTGTGGCTGATTTTATTGGTGAAGCCAATTTCCTCAAGGCAAGGGTCTTATGGGCAGAAGGAGAAAAAGCCATGATATCCGTGGCTGGCAGAGAGTTTCAGGTCAACAACTTTGCAGGGGCCCACAAAGGAGATGAGGCAACTCTGGTGATACGGCCCGAGGGGGCTGTTCTTGCGGAGGAAGGCCTTTTAGAGGGACGGGTCACCCTGTCCACTTTTATGGGCTCTTATCAGTACTATCAGGTTATGGTAGGTGATATGGAAATTCAGATAACAGATTATAATCCGGTCAACCGCAGAATCTATGAAGTGGGAGAAAGGGCTTGTCTGAATTTTGATCCAAAGGGTGTTTACATCCTGTAGTACTGTGATAGAATCATATTAATAAGTGGGAAGGGCAGGAAGCAGGTTATGAAAATCTGGATCAAATGTACTGCGGCCCTTCTGTGTATCAGCTGTCTGGCAGGCTGCTCCGAAGGTTCACGGACTGTGCCCGCAGATTTTCATGGGGCTGAGGATATGGTGGTTTACTGCCCTCATCCCCTGGAATTCATTAATCCCATTGTATCGGAGTTTGAGGAGCAGACAGGGATTAAGGTAGAGGTATGCACAGGAGGTACCGGAGAACTGTTAAAGATGGTGGAAGACCGGAAGGAGCCCAGGTGTGATATCTTCTGGGGAGGCTCCCTGTCTACCACCATGGCAAAAAGCCAGCTGTTTGAACCCTATATCAGCAAAAATGAGCCTATGATCCAGGAAGATTACAGGAATAAAGAAGGAAACTTAACCCGGTTTACGGATGTTCCCAGCATACTCATGGTGAATACCAATCTGGCGGCGGATATTCCCATAGAGGGGTATGAGGACCTCCTTAAGCCGGAGCTCTTTGGGAAGATTGCCATGTGTGATCCTTCCACCTCTTCCTCGGCTTTTGAGCATTTAATCAACATGCTATATGCTATGGGAGAGGGAGATCCCCAGGCTGGCTGGAGGTATGTGGAAGCCTTTTGCAACAATCTTGGGGGAAAGCTTCTTCAAAGCTCCTCTGAGGTATACCAGGGGGTGGCAGAGGGACGTTATACCGTGGGGCTCACTTTTGAAGAGGGGGCCGCACATTACATTGGCTCCGGGTATCCGGTAAGAGTGGTGTACATGAAGGAAGGGGTCATATCCAAGCCTGATGTGGTATGCATTGTCAAGGAGACTGAGCATTTACCGGAAGCAAAGCAGTTTGTGGATTTTGTGACAGGAAAGGATGCCCAGACGGTCATCTCTGAAAGCCTTGGAAGGCGCTCTGTAAGGACGGATGTGAATGAACCGGAGTATCTGCTGGATAAGCAGGCCATTCATATCATCTATGACGAGGAGACCGTGGTTAAGGACAGCAAAAAGGAGTGGCTGAATCGTTTTTCAGAGATTTTTCAGGACACCCTGGATTAAAATGGGGAGGGAGCATGAAAAAGGGACGATATTTCAAAGAGGAGCTGCGCCGTTTGATCTTAGGGTATGCCATCATTCCTGCGGCAGGTTTTACCCTGATCTGTACGCTGGTTTTTCTTGCTGTCCTTCTCTACGGGAAAAAAAGCGGGAATGAGATCCACAACGCTTTCGTGGCAGCTGAGCTGGAGAGGGCCCTTATGGGTTATGAAGAAAAGCTTGCGGCGCTTTCCGGTTCGGATCTGCTTCTTACGGCAGGTTCAGATGCAGCGGGGCGAAGGCTGGTGTTTGAGGAATTTTACCGTATGTCCGGCCAGTTGGGATATAAGGCAGAGCTGTATGTTTTTGACGGAGAAAAGCAGGTGATTTTATCTACCAGAAAGGAGATCCCGGAATATTTATCAGACAGGGAAGGCGTGAACTGGGGGCTGTTCGGGGCCATGGATAAAACACCAGGGGAAACCAGGGTGCGTTTGATGGAGGCCTGGAAAGGCTCAGACCGGGATATTGCCATGGGCATAGCAATGATGCGGGAGGGGAAAACGGCGGGATACCTGGTTTTCACCATTAACAGCAGCCAGCTGGGACCTGTGCTGGACCGTTCAGACAGCCAGACCATTATCGCAGACCGGTTCGGCAGGGTTTATTTAAGCAGCAATTATAATCTGGTGAACAGCAGCAATCAGGTCATGAAAGCTCTTAAATTGGCAGGCAGGTATCTGCCTCATGATAAAAAGATGTATCTGGTATCCGTTCATCCCGCCTATCACCGCATGTTTCTGGTCTATTCCGTGACAGATATCCAGAATATCGTGGTTTCCCTGGGGCTTAGCAGTGCTCTAATTATATCGGCCCTCGTGCTTATGACCATATGGGTGCTGATCAGCACGAAAAAAGTAACGGAGCGGGAGACCAGGGATTTTTACCGCCTCCTTCATGTCATGGAGATGGCCAGAGATGGAAATTTAGAGACCTCACTGGAAATAGAAAGTGAAAATGAATTCCGCATCATAGCCGATGCCTACCGGGAAACCATTGCCAGCTTAAAGCTTCAGATGGAGAACAACCGGAGGATGACGGAACTGGTGGCGGCGGCCCAGAATAAGCAGCTGGAATCCCAATTTAATCCTCATTTCCTGTTTAATACCCTGGAAAATATCCGGTATATGTGCCTGATCCAGCCGGAGACAGCCGGTAAAATGGTATTCAGCCTGTCAAACCTGCTTCGATACAGCTTAGATGGCGGCAGGGCGGAAGTTACCCTGGAAGAGGATCTGGAGCATTTGGAGAATTACCTTATGATTTTAAAATACCGGTTCAACCGCCGGTTTTCCTATGTGGTGGATGTGGAGGAGCCGGCATTGACCTGCCGGATTCCCAGGCTGGTGCTCCAGCCAATGATCGAAAATTCCGTAAAGTACGGGTTCGGCAATCAGGAAAATTTAAAAGTAGAGCTAAAGGCCTATATTCATGAAGACCGGCTGATCATGATCTGCAGGGATGACGGGATTGGAATGACTCCAGGGGTTTTATGTGAGATTCAGGCGCTTTTGGAGCAGGAGGAGAACAACAGACGTCATTCCGGGCTTTATAACATACACAGGAGGTGCAGGATCCTCTATGGAAGGCCTTATGGGGTGGAGATACGCAGTGCGGAAGGGCTT is a window of [Clostridium] saccharolyticum WM1 DNA encoding:
- a CDS encoding ABC transporter permease translates to MASLQSARLERRKFFSDPVLISMIAVLLVFLALFILYPLLMLLVDSFYADGTVTLDVFQRVLNLDRFKNAFKNTLVLGFVTGIASTAIGLLFAYVEVYVKLKTRVLEKLFGLVSMLPVVSPPFVLSLSMIMLFGRSGLISRSLLQIYDSNVYGLKGIAIVQTLTFFPVCYLMLKGLLKNIDPSLEEATRDMGASRWKVFSSVTFPLLLPGLGNAFLVTFIESVADFANPMLIGGSYDTLATTIYLQVTGAYDSTGAAAMSVVLLSLTVVLFLIQKYYLEKKTAATLTGKASRARMLIEDKSVTVPLTIFCGLVAAFVLLMYIMVPFGALFTLWGRDYSLSLKWFQYMFKTSGLKAFKDSFVLSLIAAPLTAFLSMVISYLVVKKRFKAKGFIEFVSMLAMAVPGTVLGIGYIRGYANGLFRSGFMSGLYGTGLILIIVFIVRSLPTGTRSGISALRQIDKSIEESAYDMGANSAKVFLSVTLPLIKDSFFSGLVTAFVRSITAISAIILLVTPQFLLITCQINEQAEKGNYGVACAYATVLILITYGAVLLMNALMKFFGVSRAVKEARD
- a CDS encoding ABC transporter ATP-binding protein; amino-acid sequence: MEKQKKGVRLDGISKIYIDPKTGKEFYAVKDTSLDIEPGTFVTLLGPSGCGKTTTLRMIAGFESPDEGEIYLGGEAINHLTPNKRDTAMVFQSYALLPHYNVFDNVAYGLKIRKISKEEIRERVMNILKLVEMEGMESRMTNQLSGGQQQRVALARALVIEPGVLLFDEPLSNLDAKLRVTMRTEIRKIQQKVGITAIYVTHDQSEAMSISDKIIIMSKGKVEQIGSPREIYYHPASRFVADFIGEANFLKARVLWAEGEKAMISVAGREFQVNNFAGAHKGDEATLVIRPEGAVLAEEGLLEGRVTLSTFMGSYQYYQVMVGDMEIQITDYNPVNRRIYEVGERACLNFDPKGVYIL
- a CDS encoding extracellular solute-binding protein, whose product is MKIWIKCTAALLCISCLAGCSEGSRTVPADFHGAEDMVVYCPHPLEFINPIVSEFEEQTGIKVEVCTGGTGELLKMVEDRKEPRCDIFWGGSLSTTMAKSQLFEPYISKNEPMIQEDYRNKEGNLTRFTDVPSILMVNTNLAADIPIEGYEDLLKPELFGKIAMCDPSTSSSAFEHLINMLYAMGEGDPQAGWRYVEAFCNNLGGKLLQSSSEVYQGVAEGRYTVGLTFEEGAAHYIGSGYPVRVVYMKEGVISKPDVVCIVKETEHLPEAKQFVDFVTGKDAQTVISESLGRRSVRTDVNEPEYLLDKQAIHIIYDEETVVKDSKKEWLNRFSEIFQDTLD
- a CDS encoding sensor histidine kinase — its product is MKKGRYFKEELRRLILGYAIIPAAGFTLICTLVFLAVLLYGKKSGNEIHNAFVAAELERALMGYEEKLAALSGSDLLLTAGSDAAGRRLVFEEFYRMSGQLGYKAELYVFDGEKQVILSTRKEIPEYLSDREGVNWGLFGAMDKTPGETRVRLMEAWKGSDRDIAMGIAMMREGKTAGYLVFTINSSQLGPVLDRSDSQTIIADRFGRVYLSSNYNLVNSSNQVMKALKLAGRYLPHDKKMYLVSVHPAYHRMFLVYSVTDIQNIVVSLGLSSALIISALVLMTIWVLISTKKVTERETRDFYRLLHVMEMARDGNLETSLEIESENEFRIIADAYRETIASLKLQMENNRRMTELVAAAQNKQLESQFNPHFLFNTLENIRYMCLIQPETAGKMVFSLSNLLRYSLDGGRAEVTLEEDLEHLENYLMILKYRFNRRFSYVVDVEEPALTCRIPRLVLQPMIENSVKYGFGNQENLKVELKAYIHEDRLIMICRDDGIGMTPGVLCEIQALLEQEENNRRHSGLYNIHRRCRILYGRPYGVEIRSAEGLGTTLVVTLPVQREES